Proteins encoded in a region of the Frondihabitans sp. 762G35 genome:
- a CDS encoding SDR family NAD(P)-dependent oxidoreductase yields the protein MDLQLDTRVVLVVGGTGFIGDAVVTRLRDEGATVIVASRHAEGDGLVLDARDDASVAAGIARILDEHGRIDGLVVTAAPSAQTLDPAKNSDPEQIAEAFDAKALSFLRVALAAIAPMREAGFGRVVGISGQNALITGNITGSVRNAALILIAKNLADELAGSGVTVNAVNPGIVREAPAVEVPAGRPGESSPAQIADLVAFLVSPLASTSGESIAVGHRLRGATTL from the coding sequence ATGGATCTTCAGCTCGACACCCGAGTCGTCCTCGTCGTCGGCGGGACGGGCTTCATCGGCGACGCGGTCGTGACGCGCCTCCGCGACGAGGGCGCGACGGTGATCGTCGCCTCCCGCCACGCCGAGGGCGACGGCCTCGTGCTCGACGCGCGCGACGACGCGTCCGTCGCGGCCGGCATCGCCCGGATCCTCGACGAGCACGGCCGGATCGACGGCCTCGTCGTGACGGCGGCCCCCAGCGCGCAGACGCTCGACCCCGCGAAGAACTCCGACCCCGAGCAGATCGCGGAGGCGTTCGACGCGAAGGCGCTGTCGTTCCTGCGCGTCGCTCTCGCCGCGATCGCGCCGATGCGCGAGGCCGGCTTCGGCCGCGTCGTCGGCATCAGCGGCCAGAACGCGCTGATCACGGGGAACATCACCGGCTCGGTGCGCAACGCGGCGCTCATCCTGATCGCGAAGAACCTCGCCGACGAGCTGGCGGGGTCAGGAGTCACGGTGAACGCCGTCAACCCCGGGATCGTCCGCGAGGCTCCGGCCGTCGAGGTCCCGGCCGGGCGTCCCGGCGAGTCGAGCCCCGCGCAGATCGCCGACCTGGTCGCGTTCCTCGTGTCGCCGCTGGCGTCGACGTCCGGCGAGTCCATCGCCGTGGGCCACCGCCTCCGCGGCGCGACAACTCTCTGA
- a CDS encoding SOS response-associated peptidase has product MCGRFVVARATSDLLPSLLEGFPELADNFNVAPTTPVPAVRERHGERELATPRWGFVPPWYPDLKKRPQPINARIETVATSGMFRKAFASGRCVIPALGYYEWSETENGKQPHFIHEPGGALAMAGIVTAWPDPAKEEDDPDRWILSTAIITRDAHVAPGEVHDRMPACLTPAGYDAWLDGDLVPDDALALLDEESLEVAHGLAHFEVSKDVNSVRNRGPQLIDPLP; this is encoded by the coding sequence ATGTGCGGTCGCTTCGTCGTTGCCCGGGCCACGTCCGATCTCCTGCCGAGCCTGCTCGAGGGCTTCCCGGAACTCGCGGACAACTTCAACGTCGCCCCGACGACGCCCGTCCCCGCCGTCCGCGAGCGCCACGGCGAGCGCGAGCTGGCCACCCCCCGGTGGGGTTTCGTCCCGCCCTGGTACCCCGACCTGAAGAAACGACCGCAGCCCATCAACGCCCGGATCGAGACGGTGGCGACGAGCGGCATGTTCCGGAAGGCGTTCGCCTCCGGCCGCTGCGTCATCCCCGCGCTGGGGTACTACGAGTGGTCGGAGACGGAGAACGGGAAGCAGCCGCACTTCATCCACGAACCCGGAGGCGCCCTGGCGATGGCCGGGATCGTGACGGCGTGGCCCGATCCTGCGAAGGAGGAGGACGACCCCGACCGCTGGATCCTCTCGACCGCGATCATCACCCGCGACGCGCACGTCGCCCCGGGCGAGGTCCACGACCGGATGCCCGCGTGCCTGACGCCCGCCGGCTACGACGCCTGGCTCGACGGCGACCTCGTGCCCGACGACGCGCTCGCGCTCCTCGACGAGGAGTCGCTCGAGGTGGCCCACGGCCTGGCGCACTTCGAGGTGTCGAAGGATGTCAACAGCGTCCGCAACCGCGGCCCGCAGCTGATCGACCCGCTGCCCTAG